The following proteins are encoded in a genomic region of Solea senegalensis isolate Sse05_10M linkage group LG5, IFAPA_SoseM_1, whole genome shotgun sequence:
- the si:ch211-225b11.4 gene encoding thyroid adenoma-associated protein homolog isoform X5 yields the protein MSSFEELVVSVQDCVVSEDHVRDKLRLFCDKLSESSRSAVKRCKERSLEEAALLLRQISQTELCGLEKNHLLLLVRLLVSMQLQTASISTACRKVDQMLQHLSNVDQQLVFREIQQCLHSMIHTDQVLSFEDLQRACMFLEDSTAGRDVWRESCPSLLSKISELFPVVLQHESHRDGPLCYIAIKLCLQTFQLLSTEVSPLVWNKEHRSSPMQTILQALMDIILGQCCNRDTRLLAGTAVAMLINTASESGAGGAAAWSLLHFSDIEPWPLTVGALQIQCVPVGGDGVARLAVSRGLLTCCRPHVLLSSSVDDTDTCLLLKGLFPLVYALCEEKLDCHYFAFEVLTLWLKRVKEHLADIWKTTGVCLLSDNSVLLQKLIDIIWTNAESPVEGVSEFVRSALSLLLDIYETDCVKFCDTKKTLHFTLLQRAIKLPWETKAKYHHLCALLPYLGTDTVLDQYVDLPSHLLKGLSTNHLSPCGSELYKCLIQQLRRELCDKSESHTELDLADEWARRWQSVLHKALTSDVTLLQNNGSTHLLPCTFQVFPSSVNHLLASLDPFTPGHLHAWACIMSSYRATTGGSPWALQGSSALETLQLALGSADDKVRLAALSLLCCSPKTKDTPTTEEMSIMMRFIPQNLNCESAPFRQHFQAGVKRFLARIRDGCLAQVRQRKSKKKEETSCSERTHESLEQGIGFVEWLGQLPYSYLSPGHSYQRKKTVLLMLSAVLETCTDTWSPDRKKGQPPANMGSLIACARQRRKWDFFSRTKQLVLISCLEDSTNEIRELSAGLLLKFFPPSFPDDIATVLLLRTKHLLCSPRVQEAQMGALMMKVLLLKSQNQPENCRLNPDSSGSMVRFLVKQLEEHYLTAKAEMMLAARTKPIHGVVSALQRCLVEAADRVFDTLDCSLITEVLDLLENISLLLLGVLYGDLQSTEAPPSFCDMGNAISSLIAQTSAGDPVDGEECVLLSEDHSLVLTCCWVSLKEIGIFLGSLVEKILSESKPSKRLVEKEDLVRASKIFKNILLKCRHWGAVEGCCIGFTKFCASLLSSSDQELREIPAHMLKEGLQVVQCPRSTSVTRRAAGLPMLILCVVSAEESSKARPLLSHSMQTLLDTAKTPLPDNWDQTLDLPQVCAVHTLQALVRGSGLGVAVLQFAPAVAILSLTLLSSRCWAMRNAALQLYSSLCSRMLGQRPSSEDSGPTQHAMSPPTFFFHYPALQSFLLGELKEAAQDLEGRPDEAKLHLQPSLYPVLTLLAQLQPGVQDSTETLSDFLPPLLQLSDSSIYSVRVMACKALVAMTPPSEYMNILVKLTAQLPGRQQRCSHNRLHGQLLQIKAILERSLTLTTDRGLSSALTEALSKVDASLWLVTEAQRCPLVRAVYLEVVELLRGYCCETFLSKLSDTLMHDLHVPQTGLQVGLSSFHQRAINFLCADLKLACQIWSGFLAASPDLKLSLVTWVVDGQGLQQTSLRELIQNVLQSNLEEALLCHSVGYRRTFLTALIQVMTGGDSSLRQHHPQSDSLQTSVLPECLDILLGDLEDQHGGPEFLSQALCAASLLLPQCPKMSMVLRWCSILERHRCPDAPEELRMATAEALCAAGVPLMSHNLRKSALMIRLINTGLYLLQDQSQQVRMKTARFTSMVHHARAEDGQGSVYHMQVNQALPFLLDLLLEECVDAPGALEVLLCHLPQHDLSLVLREATENGCSSLYEQDEANVFAEPAVMSALVLPYLLQTADKYSESSALAQSLSTWAEQSAAQVSHCLEVCKELQPAETLTQAWLSLLVDPRFHSTLCVLFTRAAFLLRLLKNSDDLRHLCDPSSLQKQLQDVLHQLRHNGVHFPSALTAALDGELPCERGDTL from the exons ATGTCGTCGTTTGAAGAGCTTGTGGTCAGTGTGCAGGACTGTGTGGTCAGCGAGGATCATGTTCGTGACAAACTCCGCCTCTTCTGTGATAAACTCTCTGAATCCTCCAG GAGCGCTGTTAAAAGATGTAAGGAGCGCAGTTTGGAGGAGGCTGCTCTTCTCCTCAGACAGATCTCACAGACTGAGCTCTGTGGTTTAGAGAAGAATCATCTCCTGCTTCTGGTCAGACTCCTCGTCTCCATGCAGCTGCAGACGGCCAGCATCTCCACAGCCTGTCGTAAAGTGGAccag ATGCTGCAGCACTTGTCAAACGTGGACCAGCAGCTGGTTTTTAGAGAAATCCAACAGTGTTTACACTCCATGATCCACACTGACCAG gtattGTCTTTTGAGGATCTACAGAGAG CCTGTATGTTCCTGGAGGACAGCACCGCGGGCCGAGACGTGTGGCGAGAGTCGTGCCCGTCCTTGCTGAGTAAAATTTCCGAGTTGTTCCCTGTTGTGTTGCAACACGAATCCCATAGAGATGGACCGCTGTGTTACATTGCCATCAAG CTGTGCTTGCAAACATTCCAGCTGTTGTCCACTGAGGTGTCTCCTCTCGTGTGGAACAAGGAGCACAGGAGTTCACCAATGCAGACGATCTTGCAGGCGCTCATGGACATAATACTTGGACAG TGCTGCAACAGGGACACTCGTCTTCTGGCCGGCACTGCTGTGGCCATGCTGATCAACACAGCGTCAGAGAGCGGAGCTGGAGGAGCGGCTGCCTGGAGTCTGCTACACTTCTCTGACATAG AGCCTTGGCCTCTGACCGTTGGCGCTCTTCAGATACAGTGTGTTCCTGTAGGAGGAGATGGGGTGGCGAGGCTGGCCGTGAGCAGGGGCCTCCTCACCTGCTGTCGACCTCACGTCTTGCTCAGCTCAAGTGTGGACGACACGGAT acGTGTTTACTGCTGAAAGGTTTGTTTCCTCTCGTCTACGCTTTGTGTGAGGAGAAGCTGGATTGCCACTACTTTGCCTTTGAAG TGTTAACACTATGGCTGAAGAGAGTGAAAGAACACTTGGCCGATATCTGGAAGACGACGGGTGTCTGCCTTCTGTCTGACAACAGCGTCCTGCTGCAGAAGCTCATTGACATTATCTGGACCAATGCAGAAAGCCCA GTGGAGGGTGTGTCAGAGTTTGTGCGCAGTgccctctctctgctgctggacATCTATGAGACGGACTGTGTGAAGTTTTGTGACACAAAGAAGACTCTGCATTTCACTCTGCTTCAGCGAGCCATCAAACTACCCTGGGAAACCAAAGCCAAATATCATCATCTGTGTGCATTGTTGCCATATCTGGGCACAGACACG GTGCTTGATCAATATGTCGATTTACCCAGTCATCTCCTCAAGGGCTTGTCAACGAATCACCTGTCACCGTGTGGATCCGAGCTTTATAAATGTCTGATCCAGCAGCTGAGGCGAGAGCTGTGCGACAAGTCAGAGTCACACACCGAACTGGATCTGGCCGATGAGTGGGCGAGGCGATGGCAGTCCGTCCTGCACAAGGCACTGACGTCGGATGTGACTCTTCTGCAGAACAACGGCTCAACACACTTATTGCCCTGCACCTTTCAAGTCTTCCCTTCTTCTGTGAATCATCTGCTGGCCTCTCTGGACCCATTCACCCCCGGACACCTCCATGCCTGGGCCTGCATCATGAGCTCCTACCGAGCCACGACAGGAGGCTCTCCCTGGGCTCTACAGGGCAGCTCGGCTCTTGAAACCCTCCAGCTGGCTCTGGGATCTGCAGATGACAAAGTCCGCCTTGCTGCTCTCAgcctcctctgctgcagccCGAAGACCAAAGACACCCCGACCACAGAGGAGATGTCAATAATGATGAGGTTTATTCCTCAGAACCTAAACTGTGAGTCTGCACCTTTTCGCCAGCATTTTCAGGCTGGAGTGAAGAGATTTTTGGCTCGTATCAGAGATGGCTGCTTGGCACAAGTAAGACAACGGAAgagcaaaaagaaagaagagaccTCTTGCTCAGAGAGGACACATGAGTCATTGGAGCAGGGAATAG GGTTTGTGGAATGGTTGGGTCAGCTCCCGTACAGTTATCTGTCCCCAGGACACAGTTATCAGAGGAAGAAGACCGTGTTGCTGATGCTTTCTGCGGTGCTGGAAACCTGCACAGACACATGGAGCCCAGACAGGAAGAAGGGACAACCTCCAG CAAACATGGGTTCTCTTATTGCCTGTGCcagacaaagaagaaagtgGGATTTCTTTAGTCGGACAAAACAGTTGGTTCTTATCAGCTGTTTAGAGGATTCTACAAATGAG ATACGAGAGCTCTCAGCTGGGCTGTTGTTAAAATTTTTCCCGCCCAGTTTTCCAGACGACATTGCTACAGTGCTGCTCCTGCGGACCAAACATCTTCTGTGTAGCCCTCGGGTGCAGGAGGCTCAGATGGGAGCGCTGATGATGAAGGTCCTCCTGCTGAA aTCACAAAACCAGCCTGAAAACTGCAGACTGAACCCTGACAGCAGTGGAAGCATGGTCAGGTTCCTGGTgaagcagctggaggagcaTTATCTCACAGCCAAGGCAGAGATGATGCTTGCTGCCAGAACCAAGCCCATACATG GCGTCGTAAGTGCACTTCAGAGGTGTTTGGTCGAGGCAGCCGATCGTGTCTTTGACACACTTGACTGCAGTCTGATAACAGAGGTGCTGGACCTGCTGGAGAACatctctctcctgctgctggGGGTTCTCTATGGAGATCTTCAGTCAACAG AAGCCCCACCTTCTTTTTGTGATATGGGAAATGCCATCAGCTCGCTGATAGCCCAAACATCTGCAGGAGACCCTGTTGACGGAGAGGAGTGTGTCCTGCTGTCTGAAGATCATAGCCTCGTTCTCACCTGCTGCTGGGTTTCCCTCAAG GAAATAGGAATCTTCTTAGGTTCTTTGGTGGAGAAAATCCTCTCAGAATCCAAACCCAGCAAAAGGCTCGTAGAAAAAGAGGATTTAGTCCGAGCATCAAAAATATTCAAGAATATTCTCCTCAAATGCCGTCACTGG GGGGCGGTAGAGGGATGCTGTATTGGCTTCACCAAGTTCTGTGCCTCTCTGTTGAGCAGCAGCGATCAGGAGCTCAGAGAAATTCCAGCTCATATGCTGAAAGAA GGATTACAGGTCGTGCAATGCCCTCGTTCCACGTCGGTGACTCGGCGCGCCGCAGGTTTGCCGATGCTCATCCTGTGCGTCGTCTCAGCAGAGGAGTCCAGTAAAGCCAGACCACTGTTGTCCCACAGTATGCAAACCCTGCTGGACACGGCCAAAACGCCTCTGCCTGACAACTGGGACCAAACACTCGACCTTcctcag gtgtgtgcagttCACACTCTGCAGGCCCTCGTGCGCGGCTCAGGTCTGGGAGTCGCTGTCCTTCAGTTTGCTCCTGCTGTAGCCATCCTGTCCCTCACTCTGCTCAGCTCTCGCTGCTGGGCCATGAGGAACGCTGCACTGCAACTCTACA GTTCTCTGTGCTCGCGAATGCTCGGCCAGCGACCCAGCAGTGAAGACAGTGGTCCCACCCAGCACGCCATGTCCCCTCCCACCTTCTTTTTCCACTACCCTGCTCTCCAGTCTTTCCTCCTCGGTGAGCTGAAGGAAGCGGCACAAGACCTCGAGGGGCGACCCGATGAGGCCAAGCTCCACCTCCAACCTTCCCTCTACCCCGTCCTCACCCTGTTGGCCCAACTCCAGCCTGGCGTCCAAGACTCGACAGA aaCATTGTCAGACTTCCTGCCTCCTTTACTCCAGCTGTCTGACAGTTCTATATACAGTGTGAGAGTGATGGCCTGTAAGGCTTTGGTTGCCATGACTCCCCCCTCGGAGTACATGAACATCCTCGTCAAACTCACGGCTCAGCTGCCCGGGCGACAGCAGCGCTGCTCTCACAACCGGCTCCACGGGCAGCTGCTGCAGATCAAAGCCATTCTAGAGAGAAGTTTAACCCTAACCACAGACAG aGGCCTCTCATCTGCCCTGACTGAGGCGCTGAGCAAGGTGGACGCGTCACTGTGGCTGGTGACTGAAGCGCAACGCTGCCCTCTAGTGAGAGCAGTCTACCTAGAAGTGGTAGAGTTGCTAAGAGGATACTGCTGCGAGACCTTCCTGTCAAAGCTCAGTGACACGCTCATGCATGACCTTCACGTTCCTCAAACGGGGCTTCAG GTTGGTTTGTCGTCCTTTCATCAACGGGCCATTAACTTTCTATGTGCCGATCTGAAGTTGGCGTGCCAAATTTGGAGCGGCTTCTTGGCAGCGAGCCCTGACCTGAAGCTCTCACTGGTTACGTGGGTGGTGGATGGGCAGGGTTTACAGCAGACCAGCCTGAGAGAGTTAATCCAGAACGTGCTGCAG TCAAACCTCGAGGAGGCATTGTTGTGCCACAGTGTGGGATACCGCAGGACCTTCCTCACAGCCCTGATACAAGTGATGACCGGAGGTGACTCGTCTTTACGTCAACATCATCCTCAGTCAGACTCACTACAGACGTCGGTCTTGCCGGAGTGTCTGGATATATTGCTTGGTGACCTGGAGGACCAGCATGGTGGGCCAGAGTTTCTGTCCCAGGCTCTCTGTGCTGCTAGTCTGCTGCTGCCCCAGTG CCCAAAGATGTCCATGGTCCTGCGCTGGTGTAGCATCTTGGAGCGCCACCGGTGCCCAGATGCTCCTGAAGAGCTCAGGATGGCGACTGCTGAAGCTCTGTGTGCGGCCGGAGTTCCACTTATGAGCCACAATCTGAGAAAATCTGCCCTCATGATCAG GCTGATCAACACAGGTCTTTACCTGCTGCAGGACCAAAGCCAGCAGGTGAGGATGAAAACTGCTCGTTTCACCTCCATGGTGCACCATGCGAGAGCAGAGGACGGGCAGGGCAGTGTCTACCACATGCAGGTCAACCAAGCTCTACCGTTTCTGCTGGACCTTCTGCTGGAGGAATGTGTTGATGCTCCTGGTGCCCTGGAAGTGCTGCTGTGTCACCTGCCTCAGCACGACCTCAGCTTAGTGCTGAGAGAAGCCACAGAGAACGG ATGTTCCAGTTTGTATGAGCAGGATGAAGCCAATGTGTTTGCAGAGCCCGCTGTGATGTCGGCCCTCGTGCTGCCCTACCTGCTGCAGACGGCTGACAAATACTCCGAGTCCTCTGCTTTGGCTCAGAGTCTGAGTACATGGGCAGAGCAGAGCGCTGCACAGGTGTCACACTGCCTTGAAGTGTGCAAGGAACTCCAGCCAG cTGAGACATTGACCCAGGCCTGGCTGTCTCTCCTCGTGGACCCCCGTTTCCACAGCACACTGTGTGTCCTGTTCACCAGGGCTGCCTTCCTCCTTCGATTGCTGAAGAATTCCGATGATTTACGACACCTGTGTGATCCGTCTTCCCTACAGAAGCAATTACAGGACGTTTTACATCAGCTCAGACACAACGGTGTCCACTTTCCCTCTGCCTTAACAGCTGCTCTGGATGGAGAGCTGCCATGTGAGAGAGGGGACACTCTGTGA
- the si:ch211-225b11.4 gene encoding thyroid adenoma-associated protein homolog isoform X3: MSSFEELVVSVQDCVVSEDHVRDKLRLFCDKLSESSRSAVKRCKERSLEEAALLLRQISQTELCGLEKNHLLLLVRLLVSMQLQTASISTACRKVDQMLQHLSNVDQQLVFREIQQCLHSMIHTDQVLSFEDLQRACMFLEDSTAGRDVWRESCPSLLSKISELFPVVLQHESHRDGPLCYIAIKLCLQTFQLLSTEVSPLVWNKEHRSSPMQTILQALMDIILGQCCNRDTRLLAGTAVAMLINTASESGAGGAAAWSLLHFSDIEPWPLTVGALQIQCVPVGGDGVARLAVSRGLLTCCRPHVLLSSSVDDTDTCLLLKGLFPLVYALCEEKLDCHYFAFEVLTLWLKRVKEHLADIWKTTGVCLLSDNSVLLQKLIDIIWTNAESPVEGVSEFVRSALSLLLDIYETDCVKFCDTKKTLHFTLLQRAIKLPWETKAKYHHLCALLPYLGTDTVLDQYVDLPSHLLKGLSTNHLSPCGSELYKCLIQQLRRELCDKSESHTELDLADEWARRWQSVLHKALTSDVTLLQNNGSTHLLPCTFQVFPSSVNHLLASLDPFTPGHLHAWACIMSSYRATTGGSPWALQGSSALETLQLALGSADDKVRLAALSLLCCSPKTKDTPTTEEMSIMMRFIPQNLNCESAPFRQHFQAGVKRFLARIRDGCLAQVRQRKSKKKEETSCSERTHESLEQGIGFVEWLGQLPYSYLSPGHSYQRKKTVLLMLSAVLETCTDTWSPDRKKGQPPANMGSLIACARQRRKWDFFSRTKQLVLISCLEDSTNEIRELSAGLLLKFFPPSFPDDIATVLLLRTKHLLCSPRVQEAQMGALMMKVLLLKSQNQPENCRLNPDSSGSMVRFLVKQLEEHYLTAKAEMMLAARTKPIHGVVSALQRCLVEAADRVFDTLDCSLITEVLDLLENISLLLLGVLYGDLQSTEAPPSFCDMGNAISSLIAQTSAGDPVDGEECVLLSEDHSLVLTCCWVSLKEIGIFLGSLVEKILSESKPSKRLVEKEDLVRASKIFKNILLKCRHWGAVEGCCIGFTKFCASLLSSSDQELREIPAHMLKEGLQVVQCPRSTSVTRRAAGLPMLILCVVSAEESSKARPLLSHSMQTLLDTAKTPLPDNWDQTLDLPQVCAVHTLQALVRGSGLGVAVLQFAPAVAILSLTLLSSRCWAMRNAALQLYSSLCSRMLGQRPSSEDSGPTQHAMSPPTFFFHYPALQSFLLGELKEAAQDLEGRPDEAKLHLQPSLYPVLTLLAQLQPGVQDSTETLSDFLPPLLQLSDSSIYSVRVMACKALVAMTPPSEYMNILVKLTAQLPGRQQRCSHNRLHGQLLQIKAILERSLTLTTDRGLSSALTEALSKVDASLWLVTEAQRCPLVRAVYLEVVELLRGYCCETFLSKLSDTLMHDLHVPQTGLQVGLSSFHQRAINFLCADLKLACQIWSGFLAASPDLKLSLVTWVVDGQGLQQTSLRELIQNVLQSNLEEALLCHSVGYRRTFLTALIQVMTGGDSSLRQHHPQSDSLQTSVLPECLDILLGDLEDQHGGPEFLSQALCAASLLLPQWSDSSPKMSMVLRWCSILERHRCPDAPEELRMATAEALCAAGVPLMSHNLRKSALMIRLINTGLYLLQDQSQQVRMKTARFTSMVHHARAEDGQGSVYHMQVNQALPFLLDLLLEECVDAPGALEVLLCHLPQHDLSLVLREATENGCSSLYEQDEANVFAEPAVMSALVLPYLLQTADKYSESSALAQSLSTWAEQSAAQVSHCLEVCKELQPAETLTQAWLSLLVDPRFHSTLCVLFTRAAFLLRLLKNSDDLRHLCDPSSLQKQLQDVLHQLRHNGVHFPSALTAALDGELPCERGDTL, encoded by the exons ATGTCGTCGTTTGAAGAGCTTGTGGTCAGTGTGCAGGACTGTGTGGTCAGCGAGGATCATGTTCGTGACAAACTCCGCCTCTTCTGTGATAAACTCTCTGAATCCTCCAG GAGCGCTGTTAAAAGATGTAAGGAGCGCAGTTTGGAGGAGGCTGCTCTTCTCCTCAGACAGATCTCACAGACTGAGCTCTGTGGTTTAGAGAAGAATCATCTCCTGCTTCTGGTCAGACTCCTCGTCTCCATGCAGCTGCAGACGGCCAGCATCTCCACAGCCTGTCGTAAAGTGGAccag ATGCTGCAGCACTTGTCAAACGTGGACCAGCAGCTGGTTTTTAGAGAAATCCAACAGTGTTTACACTCCATGATCCACACTGACCAG gtattGTCTTTTGAGGATCTACAGAGAG CCTGTATGTTCCTGGAGGACAGCACCGCGGGCCGAGACGTGTGGCGAGAGTCGTGCCCGTCCTTGCTGAGTAAAATTTCCGAGTTGTTCCCTGTTGTGTTGCAACACGAATCCCATAGAGATGGACCGCTGTGTTACATTGCCATCAAG CTGTGCTTGCAAACATTCCAGCTGTTGTCCACTGAGGTGTCTCCTCTCGTGTGGAACAAGGAGCACAGGAGTTCACCAATGCAGACGATCTTGCAGGCGCTCATGGACATAATACTTGGACAG TGCTGCAACAGGGACACTCGTCTTCTGGCCGGCACTGCTGTGGCCATGCTGATCAACACAGCGTCAGAGAGCGGAGCTGGAGGAGCGGCTGCCTGGAGTCTGCTACACTTCTCTGACATAG AGCCTTGGCCTCTGACCGTTGGCGCTCTTCAGATACAGTGTGTTCCTGTAGGAGGAGATGGGGTGGCGAGGCTGGCCGTGAGCAGGGGCCTCCTCACCTGCTGTCGACCTCACGTCTTGCTCAGCTCAAGTGTGGACGACACGGAT acGTGTTTACTGCTGAAAGGTTTGTTTCCTCTCGTCTACGCTTTGTGTGAGGAGAAGCTGGATTGCCACTACTTTGCCTTTGAAG TGTTAACACTATGGCTGAAGAGAGTGAAAGAACACTTGGCCGATATCTGGAAGACGACGGGTGTCTGCCTTCTGTCTGACAACAGCGTCCTGCTGCAGAAGCTCATTGACATTATCTGGACCAATGCAGAAAGCCCA GTGGAGGGTGTGTCAGAGTTTGTGCGCAGTgccctctctctgctgctggacATCTATGAGACGGACTGTGTGAAGTTTTGTGACACAAAGAAGACTCTGCATTTCACTCTGCTTCAGCGAGCCATCAAACTACCCTGGGAAACCAAAGCCAAATATCATCATCTGTGTGCATTGTTGCCATATCTGGGCACAGACACG GTGCTTGATCAATATGTCGATTTACCCAGTCATCTCCTCAAGGGCTTGTCAACGAATCACCTGTCACCGTGTGGATCCGAGCTTTATAAATGTCTGATCCAGCAGCTGAGGCGAGAGCTGTGCGACAAGTCAGAGTCACACACCGAACTGGATCTGGCCGATGAGTGGGCGAGGCGATGGCAGTCCGTCCTGCACAAGGCACTGACGTCGGATGTGACTCTTCTGCAGAACAACGGCTCAACACACTTATTGCCCTGCACCTTTCAAGTCTTCCCTTCTTCTGTGAATCATCTGCTGGCCTCTCTGGACCCATTCACCCCCGGACACCTCCATGCCTGGGCCTGCATCATGAGCTCCTACCGAGCCACGACAGGAGGCTCTCCCTGGGCTCTACAGGGCAGCTCGGCTCTTGAAACCCTCCAGCTGGCTCTGGGATCTGCAGATGACAAAGTCCGCCTTGCTGCTCTCAgcctcctctgctgcagccCGAAGACCAAAGACACCCCGACCACAGAGGAGATGTCAATAATGATGAGGTTTATTCCTCAGAACCTAAACTGTGAGTCTGCACCTTTTCGCCAGCATTTTCAGGCTGGAGTGAAGAGATTTTTGGCTCGTATCAGAGATGGCTGCTTGGCACAAGTAAGACAACGGAAgagcaaaaagaaagaagagaccTCTTGCTCAGAGAGGACACATGAGTCATTGGAGCAGGGAATAG GGTTTGTGGAATGGTTGGGTCAGCTCCCGTACAGTTATCTGTCCCCAGGACACAGTTATCAGAGGAAGAAGACCGTGTTGCTGATGCTTTCTGCGGTGCTGGAAACCTGCACAGACACATGGAGCCCAGACAGGAAGAAGGGACAACCTCCAG CAAACATGGGTTCTCTTATTGCCTGTGCcagacaaagaagaaagtgGGATTTCTTTAGTCGGACAAAACAGTTGGTTCTTATCAGCTGTTTAGAGGATTCTACAAATGAG ATACGAGAGCTCTCAGCTGGGCTGTTGTTAAAATTTTTCCCGCCCAGTTTTCCAGACGACATTGCTACAGTGCTGCTCCTGCGGACCAAACATCTTCTGTGTAGCCCTCGGGTGCAGGAGGCTCAGATGGGAGCGCTGATGATGAAGGTCCTCCTGCTGAA aTCACAAAACCAGCCTGAAAACTGCAGACTGAACCCTGACAGCAGTGGAAGCATGGTCAGGTTCCTGGTgaagcagctggaggagcaTTATCTCACAGCCAAGGCAGAGATGATGCTTGCTGCCAGAACCAAGCCCATACATG GCGTCGTAAGTGCACTTCAGAGGTGTTTGGTCGAGGCAGCCGATCGTGTCTTTGACACACTTGACTGCAGTCTGATAACAGAGGTGCTGGACCTGCTGGAGAACatctctctcctgctgctggGGGTTCTCTATGGAGATCTTCAGTCAACAG AAGCCCCACCTTCTTTTTGTGATATGGGAAATGCCATCAGCTCGCTGATAGCCCAAACATCTGCAGGAGACCCTGTTGACGGAGAGGAGTGTGTCCTGCTGTCTGAAGATCATAGCCTCGTTCTCACCTGCTGCTGGGTTTCCCTCAAG GAAATAGGAATCTTCTTAGGTTCTTTGGTGGAGAAAATCCTCTCAGAATCCAAACCCAGCAAAAGGCTCGTAGAAAAAGAGGATTTAGTCCGAGCATCAAAAATATTCAAGAATATTCTCCTCAAATGCCGTCACTGG GGGGCGGTAGAGGGATGCTGTATTGGCTTCACCAAGTTCTGTGCCTCTCTGTTGAGCAGCAGCGATCAGGAGCTCAGAGAAATTCCAGCTCATATGCTGAAAGAA GGATTACAGGTCGTGCAATGCCCTCGTTCCACGTCGGTGACTCGGCGCGCCGCAGGTTTGCCGATGCTCATCCTGTGCGTCGTCTCAGCAGAGGAGTCCAGTAAAGCCAGACCACTGTTGTCCCACAGTATGCAAACCCTGCTGGACACGGCCAAAACGCCTCTGCCTGACAACTGGGACCAAACACTCGACCTTcctcag gtgtgtgcagttCACACTCTGCAGGCCCTCGTGCGCGGCTCAGGTCTGGGAGTCGCTGTCCTTCAGTTTGCTCCTGCTGTAGCCATCCTGTCCCTCACTCTGCTCAGCTCTCGCTGCTGGGCCATGAGGAACGCTGCACTGCAACTCTACA GTTCTCTGTGCTCGCGAATGCTCGGCCAGCGACCCAGCAGTGAAGACAGTGGTCCCACCCAGCACGCCATGTCCCCTCCCACCTTCTTTTTCCACTACCCTGCTCTCCAGTCTTTCCTCCTCGGTGAGCTGAAGGAAGCGGCACAAGACCTCGAGGGGCGACCCGATGAGGCCAAGCTCCACCTCCAACCTTCCCTCTACCCCGTCCTCACCCTGTTGGCCCAACTCCAGCCTGGCGTCCAAGACTCGACAGA aaCATTGTCAGACTTCCTGCCTCCTTTACTCCAGCTGTCTGACAGTTCTATATACAGTGTGAGAGTGATGGCCTGTAAGGCTTTGGTTGCCATGACTCCCCCCTCGGAGTACATGAACATCCTCGTCAAACTCACGGCTCAGCTGCCCGGGCGACAGCAGCGCTGCTCTCACAACCGGCTCCACGGGCAGCTGCTGCAGATCAAAGCCATTCTAGAGAGAAGTTTAACCCTAACCACAGACAG aGGCCTCTCATCTGCCCTGACTGAGGCGCTGAGCAAGGTGGACGCGTCACTGTGGCTGGTGACTGAAGCGCAACGCTGCCCTCTAGTGAGAGCAGTCTACCTAGAAGTGGTAGAGTTGCTAAGAGGATACTGCTGCGAGACCTTCCTGTCAAAGCTCAGTGACACGCTCATGCATGACCTTCACGTTCCTCAAACGGGGCTTCAG GTTGGTTTGTCGTCCTTTCATCAACGGGCCATTAACTTTCTATGTGCCGATCTGAAGTTGGCGTGCCAAATTTGGAGCGGCTTCTTGGCAGCGAGCCCTGACCTGAAGCTCTCACTGGTTACGTGGGTGGTGGATGGGCAGGGTTTACAGCAGACCAGCCTGAGAGAGTTAATCCAGAACGTGCTGCAG TCAAACCTCGAGGAGGCATTGTTGTGCCACAGTGTGGGATACCGCAGGACCTTCCTCACAGCCCTGATACAAGTGATGACCGGAGGTGACTCGTCTTTACGTCAACATCATCCTCAGTCAGACTCACTACAGACGTCGGTCTTGCCGGAGTGTCTGGATATATTGCTTGGTGACCTGGAGGACCAGCATGGTGGGCCAGAGTTTCTGTCCCAGGCTCTCTGTGCTGCTAGTCTGCTGCTGCCCCAGTGGTCAGATTCAAG CCCAAAGATGTCCATGGTCCTGCGCTGGTGTAGCATCTTGGAGCGCCACCGGTGCCCAGATGCTCCTGAAGAGCTCAGGATGGCGACTGCTGAAGCTCTGTGTGCGGCCGGAGTTCCACTTATGAGCCACAATCTGAGAAAATCTGCCCTCATGATCAG GCTGATCAACACAGGTCTTTACCTGCTGCAGGACCAAAGCCAGCAGGTGAGGATGAAAACTGCTCGTTTCACCTCCATGGTGCACCATGCGAGAGCAGAGGACGGGCAGGGCAGTGTCTACCACATGCAGGTCAACCAAGCTCTACCGTTTCTGCTGGACCTTCTGCTGGAGGAATGTGTTGATGCTCCTGGTGCCCTGGAAGTGCTGCTGTGTCACCTGCCTCAGCACGACCTCAGCTTAGTGCTGAGAGAAGCCACAGAGAACGG ATGTTCCAGTTTGTATGAGCAGGATGAAGCCAATGTGTTTGCAGAGCCCGCTGTGATGTCGGCCCTCGTGCTGCCCTACCTGCTGCAGACGGCTGACAAATACTCCGAGTCCTCTGCTTTGGCTCAGAGTCTGAGTACATGGGCAGAGCAGAGCGCTGCACAGGTGTCACACTGCCTTGAAGTGTGCAAGGAACTCCAGCCAG cTGAGACATTGACCCAGGCCTGGCTGTCTCTCCTCGTGGACCCCCGTTTCCACAGCACACTGTGTGTCCTGTTCACCAGGGCTGCCTTCCTCCTTCGATTGCTGAAGAATTCCGATGATTTACGACACCTGTGTGATCCGTCTTCCCTACAGAAGCAATTACAGGACGTTTTACATCAGCTCAGACACAACGGTGTCCACTTTCCCTCTGCCTTAACAGCTGCTCTGGATGGAGAGCTGCCATGTGAGAGAGGGGACACTCTGTGA